Proteins from one Myxococcales bacterium genomic window:
- a CDS encoding DUF116 domain-containing protein, whose protein sequence is MDAKKIEEGKVQTRNLGEEWEGWKGEKREDTSEGKSLFLAIGSFVVLLLDLLIIGFTYMISPRLASWHSFLPLVAWTIVTIVILMTIVWMTQIILTAVTGKNFLFLSNPLKYLFDIVFEGSFKISKFLGISKDRLGNSFVKSYNEMSRATKRHESDEKLLILLPRCLTKEQIKEITSLKERYPIEIHVVSGGELARRKIKESRPTAVIGVACERDLVSGIRDVGRKISLIGIPNKRPDGPCQNTVIEIKELIDAIEFYVGPPSQEEERSEELKWL, encoded by the coding sequence ATGGATGCAAAGAAAATAGAAGAGGGAAAAGTTCAGACTAGAAATCTCGGCGAAGAATGGGAAGGCTGGAAAGGAGAAAAAAGAGAGGATACCTCCGAGGGGAAATCTCTCTTTCTCGCCATCGGAAGCTTTGTGGTTCTGCTGCTTGACCTCTTGATCATCGGATTCACCTACATGATATCCCCAAGGCTTGCGAGCTGGCACAGCTTCCTTCCGCTTGTCGCATGGACAATCGTCACAATCGTCATCCTGATGACAATCGTATGGATGACCCAAATAATTCTGACTGCCGTAACAGGAAAAAACTTTCTATTCTTGTCAAACCCTCTGAAATACCTGTTCGACATAGTATTTGAAGGATCGTTCAAAATTTCCAAATTTTTAGGGATCTCCAAAGACAGGCTCGGAAACTCATTTGTGAAATCATACAATGAGATGTCTCGCGCTACGAAAAGGCATGAATCGGATGAAAAACTTTTAATTCTCCTTCCTAGGTGCCTCACCAAGGAGCAGATCAAGGAGATCACTTCTCTAAAGGAAAGATATCCCATTGAAATTCACGTCGTTTCGGGAGGGGAACTCGCTCGCAGGAAGATAAAGGAGTCTAGACCGACAGCGGTCATCGGCGTCGCATGCGAACGCGACCTCGTAAGCGGGATACGAGACGTGGGTAGAAAAATTTCTCTCATAGGAATCCCAAACAAGCGCCCTGACGGCCCATGCCAGAACACGGTTATAGAAATAAAAGAGTTGATCGACGCCATTGAGTTTTACGTCGGCCCTCCCTCGCAAGAGGAGGAAAGATCCGAAGAGTTGAAATGGCTATAA